The DNA window GCGGCCATAGATAGCAACGTAAGAGCCTAAATCTTGTTGATTTTGATCTAAGTAGGCTTTCATTTCAGTGGTGGTCATAAGTTTTGCTTTAGGGTTAAAGTTGATACAATTTATTTCTCAAATCCATTTTTAATAGCCCAGCGCATAATACCGATGGCTGAGTTGGCACCTATTTTTTTCATGAGGTTGCGGCGGTGCGTTTCTACTGTGGTAGGGTTAATAAAAATCTTAGCCGCTATCTCATTGTTGCTCATATCTTGGATGATCAGGCGCATCACTTCTATCTCTCTAGGTGTAAGTGATACGTGTTCACTTGGATTATCCTTTCCATTGGTGGTATTTAAGTTGGGTACTTGTGCCAAGCGCATGACCACCGCTTCGCTAAAGTACTTTTGACCGCTGGCTACGGTCCTGATAGCTCGCTCAAGTTCTTTGCGTTCGGCACTTTTCATGATATAGCCATCCACGCCCGCCACAAGCGCTTCTTTGATGACTGCTACTTCTTCCGACATGGTAAGTAGCAAAATCTGTGTATTCAACTGCTTCTCGCGCACCCGAATGGTGGTTTCAATACCGTTCATCAATGGCATGTGAAGGTCGGTCAACACAACATCTACCTCGTTTTTTTCTAAAAAAGAAAGCACCTCCCATCCGTTTTTAACCATACCAACGGTAGTTATATTGTCTATCGTATCAATCAGGATACCGAGACTTTCAGCTACGATGACGTGATCGTCGGCAATAAGTACGCGAATCATTCAGTGGTCAAATTAAAAAAAACGGTTAGTTACCAACGATATTTTTACTACAAAAAAACCGATGAACTTTTTAGGTTGTGAGCACTTTTCAAGGTGAGGTTTCAAACCTGAGGTTTTAGAGTAGTTTATTGTCTGCTATTCTAAATACTTTGGTTGTCAAAACCAATTTTTATCCCTGTTTTTTAAGAAACAAATATATTAAGTGGATTGTACCAAAAAAATACCTACTTGTAGTGGATTTTCGGGATATTTTTTACTAAAAAAAGTGCAACACCCTTTAATGGCGTTTTATAAACGGTCATTTGTAAAAGGCCACAAATACTCTGAGGAATGTCATTCCTTCTAGGTTACCTTTCGAAAGGTAACCTAAACGTATAGTCTGGTAACCTTTTCTACCTCAATTTCAGGTAACCATAGGTTACCACTGGGTTACCTAAAGGTTACCAAGGTAACCTGAGGTTGCCTGAAGAACCGGATCAGTTAGGTAACCTGATTTTTCAGTGTACTGGTAAATCTTATGATACCTACAGGTTACCTTAGGATACGTATAGGTTACCTAAGGTTTCGGATGGCAGGTAACCTACATTAACATACCTTTTTCTGCCTCCTGTTTTCCTCGTCAGTATTACGTTACCTTACGTATCATTACGTTTCCTTACGTTACATCCATGTTACATTACGTATCATTACGTTACATTACATCGGAGATCAACTGTTGCCGCAGTAATGCTTCCACCGCTGCCATATCTATTTTTCAGGGCACTATAAATAATACAATTCGGCTAAACCGAAGAAAGAAACCAGAACCGAATTCGGACTGAGAAGAAACCGGTAAACATTTCAGGACGATACATCAGGACGAGACAGTACAAGAAAACGCGGGTTTGATACCTGTCTGATTCCATACTGATTTTACCTTAAAAAAGAGGGGAAAATCAGTATGGAATGGCTATTCAACAGGTCTATCAATCAATGTATAGACCTTATCCATTTTAAATGCAAAACGCGGGTTTGATACCTGTCTGATTCCATACTGATTTTACCTTAAAAAAGAGGGGAAAATCAGTATGGAATGGCTATTCAACAGGTCTATCAATCAATGTATAGACCTTATCCATTTTAAATGCAGATTCAAAATTAATAACAAGGCAGAATACCACGTTTTAAGAATATTTTAACCCGTTTTAATTATATTTTAATTAGGAATAATCACAAATATCCTCTACTTTTATTTCACTTCTTCTTCAATAGGATTTTCAAACATGAAAATGAAAGAAAATAATAAAGAAGAAAAGTCTCAGAATCCTTGTTCCCGAACATTCGAAAGAAAATCGCCGAACAGGGATTTTTTGTATCCTTCCAATGCCACATTATGTGGCACTGAAACTAAGCGGCAATAGAATAAGATTGTAGATTTATTGGGACTGTCAACTTATTTGCTTACTTCTCCTTTCTGATACGCACTGATTTTTACGCCCCGCAGTCGCAGATATTTGTACAGCGTCATTTTGGAAATGCCCACCGTTTTGGCAATTTCATCCACGCCTAATTTTTCCTCTTTGTAATACATTTCGGCCAACATCGCTTTTTTCTGCGCTTCGGCCGATAGCCCGCTGCGTCGTCCGCCCTTTCGCCCCCGGGCGCGGGCAGCTTCCAATCCCGCCTTGGTTCGCTCCCGAATCAGGTCTCTTTCAAACTCGGCCAATGATGCAAAAATATTGAGCACCAATCGCCCCTGAGGCGTAGTGGTATCAATGGAGTCGGTCAGGCTGCGCAGACCCACTCCCCGTTTTTCAAATTCAGCCACCAGCTCCAGCAGATTTTTCAGGGAGCGACCCAACCTGTCGAGCTTGTAAATACAAATCACATCTCCTTTCCGAAGTTGACTCATCATCTTTTCCAACTCAGGTCGGTCGGCTTTGATGCCCGAGGCTTTTTCCTGAAAGATCATTTCGCAGCCCGCTTTGGTGAGGGCATCCCATTGTAATTCTAAATTTTGGTCTTTGGTGGAGACTCTGGCGTAACCGATCAGCATTTGTATAGGTTTAATCAACGATTTTTAAAATTAATTATACTTTGATCACTATACAAGTTTTATTGACGGAAACGGCTGATTATTGACAATTTTCAGGAGTTGCTGGGTAAAGCAGAAAAAGTTTGAATAAACCCGCGTTTTTATGTACTCTAAAAACAGTGTGTGTTGTCCTAAAAAATCCGGCTGGGTCGGAAAGCACTCCTGTTTCAGCAGCTACTTTCCAATGTAATGATACTGTAATGAAACGTAATGATACCGCAAGGATACGTAAGTATGAAAACGTGATGGCGACTCCCGAAAAACAGAACGCAGGGGTTCGAAAAAAAGGTAGGTTGATCCAGGTTACCTATTGGTTACCTGCCATCCGAAACCTAAGGTAACCTATACGTATCATAAGGTAACCTATAGGTATCATAAGATTTTCCAGAACACTAAAAAGGAAGGTTACCTAACCTGCTCATTTCTTCAGGTAACCTCAGGTTGTGCTGACCGATAAAAACTGGACAAAAAACCGTCCCTTATTTTAGAGAATGGGAACTCGGTTAATGGGATTGTTTTTCATGTCGATTCCTTTTTGAAGTAGGAACTCGGCAGGACTCAGAAAATTGATTCCGCTATGAATTCTTTCAAATCGGAGCGCCGAAGCGATTATAGAAATCACGGAATTGATTCATTATTTCTTTTGCATTGCTTATATTACTAAACTCAAACTTCTGACAGACAGCGCTTTCCATAATGGAATGATACGATTCAATATGGCTGTTCTGCTGAGGTGTGGCAGGTTTTGTAAATTCCTGAACAACCTGTTTGTCTTTGAAATACTTTTGGACCATTTCCGCAATGAAGCGGTCCGCCGCCGCGGTGTGCCCCGTTATCACATCGTACATACATTTTTTCAGGAATTATCATGTGTACAAATATTCTTTCGAATAGGTCAATAACATCTTGATATTTAATGGAATAGCTAATGTGATGGCTGATATTCCAACGTGAATAAACATCTAGAACGGTCAAAACCTGCATATTTCTGTTTTGTCCTGCAACCCATACAAATTTAATGCGGTCCGCCGCCGCGGTCAAATTCAAGGTAGCAGAAGGCGGCTTCCACCTGTGGTAACAAATCTTTGACCGCATCGGCGGTCCGACCAGTTGCGTTTAGACTTTTTCGAGGTGTTAACATATTGACTCCTGAGTAATTGATGGCTTTTCATGAGCCTATAAACCAAATGTTTACTGATTTTCAACTGCTTCTTTCTTCGCAAGTAGATGTAGGTTTTGTAATAACCGTAATCAACAAATGGGTGATCGAAAAGCTGATGAATATATTCAATAATAATCTCATTAGCAACAATTTCCCCATTCTTATCAACTGCTTTTGCATAAGGCTTACAACCCTGTTTTCCTTCAGAAGGCCGGTAGTAATAACTGCTTCGAGCAATATAGCATAGGGCCAACACTTTATTCTTAGGAAAGTGAGTTTCAATGAATTCCTGTGCTACTATCAACCGCTCTTGTTGAGTGGGGAAGTTTTTTTTAACAGGGCATCTTTTATACGAATTTCAAGTTCTTTCTCGGCTACCAGTTCTTTAAGTGCTTGATTCTCCCGTAAAAGACGATGATACTCTTTGCTTGAAATAGAGGTCTCAACCTCTTTTACTGAGGCTGAAGAGGAGTCACAGGCCCATCGGTAAATCATAGAGGTCGAAACCTCAAATTGACGGGAAGCAGAGGTGACTCCGTGTTCTTGATAATACTGGAGGATGGCTTTTTTGTCGCTTTCGCTCCAATGTCTGCGGTGTTTGCTCATTGGACTACAAGTTAAGAGATTCCCTTAGCTTTGTGTCCAAACTTTTATCGGGCTGGAAAGAAATCACGGCTTTTTAAGTCCTTTGTATCGCCAACTTTTCGGGCGAATGTGTCTGTACAATTTTCGGTAGCCTTAGCGTGGCAACTACAACTATGCCCCTCTGAAAGAACAGTAAAATTCATACTTATGTCCAGCGTTTGTTTATAAAAGTAAAAAGGTTGCCGTTCTACGCAACCTTGTAGAGAATCTATGAAAAACTAAACATTCAAGTCGTTTCCCTTGTCGCCAAGAACCTGCCCTGCAAGCCAAAACCTGCCTAACCGGGGCGTTCAAGCTGTCAACCGAAACCCGCCGAACGAGCAAAAAGCCTGACCTCTGCGGCCTGCAATCTGTCGCTGGGACGCTGCCCCGCAAGCACTTTATTGGCAAACACCCAACGACCCCATGTGAAATTTGAGTGATTACCGGGCGACGTTCGCCAAGCAAAAATGTCGAAGTATCGCTCAGGTTAGAAAGATTTAAAGCTGTTATATTGGTACTTACCGTGTTGCAAACACTCTATTTGTTTTTAGTTCGGGGTTGTCTTTCAGAACATCCCGAACAACGGGGGCTTATCAACCAGAGCTTTATCATGCCGAGCGGAAAGATAATAACAATCAAATTACTAATTTCTGAATCTTTAAAGGCCTTAATTAATTGATAAACCGTCACCTGATATTTTCTTTAATAATCTATCTTTATCATTTGGAAATATTTCAAGTAGATATTTCCAAACCTGTAGAGCCTCTTCTTTCTTACTTATTCTATGTAAGAATTGTGCTTTATATATGTTAGCTTGCATAGTGTATATATTATTTTTGTTTATCTTTTCCAAAACATTTATAGCTTGATTAATTGCATTTAACGCTTCTTGATTTTTACCCTGTTTCTCATAGGCTTGAGACAGAGAAACGTATGTATTAATTAAAATAGGGTTGTTAGAGTCTACAGTTTTTACGATATTAAGATAGTTGTTAATTATGTTATCCATGTCACTTTGTGAACCATCACGTCCGTATCGTTCATTTTCTTTAAGATGATTATATTCTGAAATTGTTTCTGTGTAATTGTTTTCATATGCTCTGCTAAACTTCTCTATTAGCTTCTTAAAAACATAAAAAACAATTCCACACAACACTGTTACAGTCGTTATAATAAGTAAAGTGTTCATAAAAAATTTTGTTTAATGATGATCGTACCAAAACACAGTAATTAAAATCAAGTACAAAGCGAAAAGCAAATGACCAAATGCAACTAACCTAACAAAACTGGTAATATTCTTTTGAGGTATCGTTACCGTAGCAGTGCCACTTATGCTATCACTACTTTTTACTCTAAATTTATGTTTATCTGTAGAGAAAGTCTTTGCAATCAAACAGCAAACAATATAAAAAATTGCCATTAAGAATGTAAGTAACATGATATCAATTGCTCTACCATTATATGAACTACTATCTGCATACACTCTAATAGCGAAGGCAATAATTAAGGAAGAATCTGTAGCTAACAATTCAAAAGAAAACTCATCGTATAATATTGGAATTGGCGTTCTACTTCTCTCATTTATTTTATTTAAAAATAAAATAAACGGAACTATAAGTGGTACAACCGTAAATTCTAAAATTACCAAAGTAGTGTGTAACATATAAAAAGCTTTTTTCTTAAATCAAAACTGCATTGATAGATTTGAACAAGTCATCAAAACTTGTCTCCGTTAGCTTACAAACATAAGTAGCCTTATAAGAGTCTATCTGTTTTTGAACTTTAGGACTTTCAATAACTGTGTAACAGATTATCGGTAATGTATTATTGTCAAACAATTGCCTTATTAGTCTCAAAATAAAAACGCCATACATTAGGTCAGGTTCGTTATTAGGAAGCTTCAGATCACCTCCCAGTGGTAACATCATGTCTAGTATGACTACGTCAAATTTAGTCGTACGCAACTTAGCCAAACCGTCTGCTCCGTTGTCTGCATAATCGTAACTACCTTCTCCGTGTTCATAAACCAATCTATCAAAGATAGCATCAGCCAGCCAAATTTCCTCGTCTATAAGAAGTACTTTCATGTGAAATTAGTTTTGTGAAAAAATAAAACTACTTTTTAAATTTTACAAAAAAAGTAGCTTTATTTTTTTCTGTTAATACTTCAATTTTACCATTTAACGCTTCAACTATTTTTTTTACTAAATATAATCCTAAACCAGAACCTAATGGAGAAAATTCGTTCGCATAGCTTCCTCTAAAATGACGCTGAAATATTTTTGTCTTTTCATCTTCTAAAATTTGACACCCCCAATTTGTAACTGAAAAAGTGAGTTCAGAAAAATTATTATTCGGATCGATTAATATGTTTCCGTCACTTCCATAATACGAAGGATCAAATTTGATCTTATTTCTTGCTAAATCAGTTGATTTAAAAGAATATTTCACAGCATTATCTAAAAGACATGTTAAAACTTCATCTAATAATTTCTCGTCAGTATAAAAATTGTCGAATTTCTCATTAGAAACGTTATTTTTGACGCGAATATGTATCCCTTTTGACTCTGCCATAGCTCGAAATGCCATGCTCTTATAAATTAAATACGATGTAAAATTTTCAATTGGCGCAATAACAGGAATGATTGGCTTTACATCAAGTTCTAGTATTCTTTGGAAACTTGTTAACTGACGTTTTGAATACGCAATTTGATGCCCTATCGCAACTGATCTTTTACTTATAAGTTCTTGCGGTATTCTACCTTTTGCTAAATTATCTAGTTGATTATGAATTGCTGCTAAAGGTGCTCCAACTTGATGTACTACTGTGCGCATACCTTCAGCCAGAGCGAAAGCATGCTCCTGCTCTTTTATCTTTTTCTCATCTTCAAAATGTTTTAATTCCAAACCGATTCTTTTTACAGATAACAATATCATTTCGATATCTGCAAATGTGAAATCTCTATTCTTTGTGTTAGTAAATATGATAAACGAATCTTTTTCTACAAAAGGTATTGGCACAACTACAACATATATCATTGCGTTTTTTTCAAGCTGTTTTAAGTAATTATCTGTAAAATCAGGCAATAAAATATCTTCTTGTGTTTCTTTTAAATTTTTCTCAATGTCAAAATAAAATTTACTTATAGTGGAGCTAAGGTTTTTTGTATTTTTAGGACAGAAATGAATAGCTTCAATTTTTTGTTTTTTATCACTAAGAGCCTTTACTATAGCCTCACTAAATTCATTATTCTCAGGCTTGG is part of the Runella rosea genome and encodes:
- a CDS encoding response regulator, with product MIRVLIADDHVIVAESLGILIDTIDNITTVGMVKNGWEVLSFLEKNEVDVVLTDLHMPLMNGIETTIRVREKQLNTQILLLTMSEEVAVIKEALVAGVDGYIMKSAERKELERAIRTVASGQKYFSEAVVMRLAQVPNLNTTNGKDNPSEHVSLTPREIEVMRLIIQDMSNNEIAAKIFINPTTVETHRRNLMKKIGANSAIGIMRWAIKNGFEK
- a CDS encoding recombinase family protein encodes the protein MLIGYARVSTKDQNLELQWDALTKAGCEMIFQEKASGIKADRPELEKMMSQLRKGDVICIYKLDRLGRSLKNLLELVAEFEKRGVGLRSLTDSIDTTTPQGRLVLNIFASLAEFERDLIRERTKAGLEAARARGRKGGRRSGLSAEAQKKAMLAEMYYKEEKLGVDEIAKTVGISKMTLYKYLRLRGVKISAYQKGEVSK
- a CDS encoding integrase core domain-containing protein codes for the protein MYDVITGHTAAADRFIAEMVQKYFKDKQVVQEFTKPATPQQNSHIESYHSIMESAVCQKFEFSNISNAKEIMNQFRDFYNRFGAPI
- a CDS encoding transposase gives rise to the protein MSKHRRHWSESDKKAILQYYQEHGVTSASRQFEVSTSMIYRWACDSSSASVKEVETSISSKEYHRLLRENQALKELVAEKELEIRIKDALLKKTSPLNKSG
- a CDS encoding tetratricopeptide repeat protein, which produces MNTLLIITTVTVLCGIVFYVFKKLIEKFSRAYENNYTETISEYNHLKENERYGRDGSQSDMDNIINNYLNIVKTVDSNNPILINTYVSLSQAYEKQGKNQEALNAINQAINVLEKINKNNIYTMQANIYKAQFLHRISKKEEALQVWKYLLEIFPNDKDRLLKKISGDGLSIN
- a CDS encoding response regulator transcription factor — translated: MKVLLIDEEIWLADAIFDRLVYEHGEGSYDYADNGADGLAKLRTTKFDVVILDMMLPLGGDLKLPNNEPDLMYGVFILRLIRQLFDNNTLPIICYTVIESPKVQKQIDSYKATYVCKLTETSFDDLFKSINAVLI
- a CDS encoding sensor histidine kinase, which produces MPDFTDNYLKQLEKNAMIYVVVVPIPFVEKDSFIIFTNTKNRDFTFADIEMILLSVKRIGLELKHFEDEKKIKEQEHAFALAEGMRTVVHQVGAPLAAIHNQLDNLAKGRIPQELISKRSVAIGHQIAYSKRQLTSFQRILELDVKPIIPVIAPIENFTSYLIYKSMAFRAMAESKGIHIRVKNNVSNEKFDNFYTDEKLLDEVLTCLLDNAVKYSFKSTDLARNKIKFDPSYYGSDGNILIDPNNNFSELTFSVTNWGCQILEDEKTKIFQRHFRGSYANEFSPLGSGLGLYLVKKIVEALNGKIEVLTEKNKATFFVKFKK